A stretch of Arthrobacter sunyaminii DNA encodes these proteins:
- a CDS encoding ADP-ribosylglycohydrolase family protein, whose translation MSLNPEQSSAPDPSLSGSGAASSHHPRNGQSGKVLGCLLGGALGDALGYAVEFSRLPEIRSAFGPDGLRDFSVLPAPVPFSDDTQMTLYTVDGLLEALEWANAGLGADETACLWLAYLRWLKTQGVALDPGAPSPPARWIDSQTVLHHRRAPGNACLSGLSGPDMGTKFRPVNPDSKGCGTVMRSAPFGLLPYVETAMVYRLSEDAAALTHGHPSALHSAAVFSTLIHDLLDPAASLQDAAETALERAGESGVPELAERLAAAVSLARSGPVPPEKLTSALGEGWVAEEALAIGLYAALATASAATPQEHFRAALALAVNHDGDSDSTGSVTGNILGTLYGTEALPEEWLAALDGREVIEELARQFTAATTAG comes from the coding sequence GTGAGCTTGAACCCTGAACAGTCATCTGCCCCTGACCCTTCTCTCAGCGGGTCCGGCGCGGCTTCCTCCCATCATCCGCGCAATGGCCAGTCAGGAAAAGTGCTTGGCTGTCTGTTGGGCGGAGCCCTGGGTGATGCGCTGGGCTATGCGGTGGAGTTTTCCCGCCTGCCTGAGATCCGCAGCGCCTTCGGTCCGGACGGCCTCCGGGACTTTTCCGTCCTGCCGGCGCCTGTTCCGTTCTCCGATGACACCCAAATGACCCTCTACACGGTGGACGGACTCCTGGAAGCGCTGGAATGGGCCAACGCAGGCCTGGGAGCCGACGAAACAGCCTGCCTGTGGCTGGCCTATCTGCGCTGGCTGAAGACCCAGGGCGTCGCGCTAGATCCGGGGGCGCCCAGCCCTCCGGCCCGGTGGATTGATTCCCAGACCGTGCTCCACCACCGCCGCGCGCCGGGGAATGCCTGCCTGTCCGGGCTGTCGGGCCCGGACATGGGCACCAAGTTCCGGCCGGTCAATCCGGATTCCAAGGGCTGTGGAACGGTGATGCGTTCGGCGCCTTTTGGGCTGCTGCCCTATGTGGAGACCGCAATGGTCTACCGGCTCAGCGAAGATGCGGCGGCACTCACGCACGGGCATCCGTCGGCGCTGCACAGCGCGGCAGTGTTCTCGACCCTGATCCACGACCTTCTGGACCCGGCGGCTTCCCTGCAGGACGCCGCAGAGACGGCGCTGGAGCGGGCCGGGGAAAGCGGAGTGCCCGAGCTGGCAGAGCGGCTGGCCGCCGCCGTGTCCCTGGCCCGGTCCGGCCCTGTCCCGCCCGAAAAGCTGACCAGCGCCCTGGGCGAAGGGTGGGTGGCTGAAGAAGCACTGGCGATCGGCCTCTATGCGGCCCTGGCGACGGCGTCAGCCGCCACGCCGCAGGAACACTTCCGTGCCGCCCTGGCACTGGCCGTGAACCACGACGGCGACAGCGACTCCACGGGCTCCGTCACCGGCAACATCCTGGGCACGCTGTACGGCACCGAAGCGCTGCCGGAAGAATGGCTGGCCGCCCTGGACGGCCGCGAGGTTATTGAGGAACTGGCCCGGCAGTTTACCGCCGCAACCACCGCGGGCTAA
- a CDS encoding exonuclease SbcCD subunit D, with protein MRILHTSDWHLGRSFHGVGMLSAQQQFIDRLVETVREREVDAVLIAGDVYDRALPGVDVVRLLDSALDRITAAGAKVILSSGNHDSAARLGFGSRIFERGGVYLRTRITEIPEPVLLETGGPPVAVYGIPYLEPRLAAPELGVDTPHHETVIGEAVRRIREDVQRRAADGTPVQPVVMAHVFASGGITTDSERDLTVGGVGAVPLDLFDSFAYTALGHLHGRQELSPSVRYSGSPLPYSFSEARQQKGGLMVEFDAGGLASVEPVLWPAPRRLAVLRGTLEHLLADPGLADAEDAYCQITLTDDERPAKAMERLRTRFPDTLVLSFDPASGPRTANQTYSQRLARATDDLEICCGFLDHVRSRQADEQEKKLFAEVLSKVQSAEAAQ; from the coding sequence ATGCGAATACTGCACACCTCCGATTGGCATTTGGGCCGTTCCTTCCACGGAGTGGGGATGCTCAGCGCCCAACAGCAGTTCATCGACCGGCTCGTGGAGACGGTCCGTGAGCGGGAGGTGGACGCGGTCCTGATCGCCGGAGATGTCTACGACCGCGCACTCCCGGGGGTCGACGTCGTCCGCCTGCTGGATTCGGCCCTGGACCGCATCACCGCTGCCGGCGCAAAAGTCATCCTCTCCAGCGGCAACCATGATTCCGCGGCCCGCCTCGGCTTCGGCAGCCGCATCTTCGAGCGCGGCGGCGTGTACCTGCGGACCCGGATCACTGAGATTCCGGAGCCGGTCCTGCTGGAAACCGGCGGTCCACCCGTGGCGGTCTACGGCATCCCCTATCTTGAACCGCGCCTGGCTGCGCCGGAGCTGGGAGTGGACACCCCGCACCATGAAACCGTCATCGGCGAAGCCGTCCGCCGGATCCGGGAGGATGTGCAGCGCCGGGCCGCGGACGGAACGCCGGTGCAACCCGTGGTCATGGCGCACGTCTTCGCCAGCGGCGGCATCACCACGGACAGTGAGCGGGACCTCACCGTGGGCGGGGTGGGTGCCGTGCCGCTGGACCTCTTTGACTCGTTCGCCTACACCGCCCTGGGCCACCTGCACGGCCGGCAGGAACTGAGCCCGTCCGTCCGTTACAGCGGTTCTCCGCTGCCGTACTCCTTCTCCGAGGCACGCCAGCAGAAGGGCGGACTGATGGTGGAGTTCGACGCCGGCGGCCTGGCTTCGGTGGAACCTGTCCTGTGGCCTGCCCCGCGCCGGCTGGCGGTCCTGCGGGGGACGCTGGAGCACCTGCTCGCAGATCCCGGCCTCGCTGACGCCGAAGACGCCTACTGCCAGATCACCCTGACCGACGACGAACGTCCCGCCAAAGCCATGGAACGGCTGCGCACCCGCTTCCCGGACACTTTGGTGCTGTCCTTTGATCCGGCGTCCGGGCCGCGCACAGCCAACCAGACGTACAGCCAGCGGCTGGCCCGGGCCACGGATGACCTGGAGATCTGCTGCGGGTTCTTGGACCATGTCCGCTCCCGGCAGGCGGACGAGCAGGAGAAGAAGCTCTTCGCCGAAGTCCTGTCCAAGGTCCAGTCAGCGGAGGCTGCACAGTGA
- a CDS encoding alpha/beta fold hydrolase, with the protein MAETPVPLQVRAVEGINPGLFAEVVLPGGGARPMRPVLLLHGFASSSQLNWHNTGWVNTLTAAGRTVITVDLPGHGRSAAPADPAAYRPSRIRADLLQLLTDAGVLPLADGDPASGVDIVGYSLGSRLAWELGSTQPDLVHRMVLGGPGSSDPLADFDLAGAREILAGRSERADGVTAELLRMAQVIPGNDMAALLGMVEAIKEERFVPAGAAPRMPLLLVAGDLDTFATGIPELAELSGQAEVLLLPGRTHANAVTSRTFKQAAVSFLA; encoded by the coding sequence GTGGCCGAAACCCCTGTCCCCCTGCAGGTACGAGCCGTGGAAGGCATCAATCCCGGCCTGTTTGCCGAAGTTGTCCTGCCCGGCGGCGGCGCACGGCCAATGCGACCGGTGCTGCTCCTGCACGGCTTCGCCTCCTCGTCGCAGCTGAATTGGCACAACACGGGCTGGGTGAACACTTTGACCGCCGCCGGCAGAACGGTAATCACCGTGGACCTGCCCGGACACGGGCGCAGTGCTGCACCCGCCGATCCGGCAGCCTACCGGCCCAGCCGTATCCGGGCGGACCTGCTGCAGCTGCTGACGGATGCCGGCGTTCTCCCGCTGGCCGACGGCGACCCGGCGTCAGGCGTGGACATCGTCGGCTATTCCCTGGGCTCCCGGCTGGCCTGGGAGCTTGGGTCCACCCAGCCCGATCTGGTGCACCGCATGGTCCTGGGTGGTCCGGGCAGCAGCGATCCGCTTGCCGATTTTGATCTGGCGGGTGCACGGGAGATCCTCGCCGGGCGCTCAGAGAGGGCCGACGGCGTCACGGCCGAGCTGCTGCGAATGGCACAGGTGATTCCCGGCAACGACATGGCAGCCTTGCTGGGAATGGTGGAAGCGATCAAGGAAGAACGGTTTGTTCCGGCCGGTGCCGCTCCCCGGATGCCGCTGCTGCTCGTGGCCGGCGACCTCGACACTTTTGCAACCGGCATCCCGGAGCTGGCAGAACTGTCCGGTCAGGCGGAGGTGCTCCTGCTGCCTGGCCGCACCCATGCCAACGCCGTCACCTCACGAACCTTTAAGCAGGCGGCTGTCTCATTCCTTGCCTGA
- a CDS encoding MFS transporter, translated as MSNNLSSPSISPQAPDQDPAPDQAAAETAGRYARIFAMAGRGFVPVAFLARLPLAMLTIGALTLVTSVTGSYATGGLAAGAVGIGSALGAPILGYVADRVGQRPVLLTAAVVNPLAIALTLYMAFQLPDASTPYAAFATAFLMGATCPQVGPLARVRWMAMTAGKNSTGTRDLDTAMSYEGTADELSFVLGPALVGLLAAAVAPWLPLAIAAVLTLSMVSAFAVHPTVRTVVPARAARAAREGRETAAAAAGEEAAPAAVEPRADWLLIALPVLGMVAMGTFFGGTQTSLTAFGGLFDISSAAGLLYAVMGISSAAAALSVAFWPERFGPAARWMAAAAAMTAFSVLLLFPADIPTMLVALFVLGIPVGPTMVSIFGIGAVVAPRHLMGTVMTMLASGVVTGTALGAALAGRLADSHGHQAAFMVTVGAAAALLVLSLVTRWAVASRRRRA; from the coding sequence ATGAGTAATAACTTGTCTTCCCCTTCCATCTCCCCTCAGGCTCCCGATCAGGACCCTGCTCCGGACCAGGCCGCCGCAGAAACTGCCGGCCGCTACGCCCGGATTTTCGCAATGGCGGGCCGCGGTTTTGTCCCGGTCGCCTTCCTGGCCCGGCTTCCCCTGGCCATGCTGACCATCGGTGCCCTGACCCTGGTCACGAGTGTCACCGGTTCCTACGCCACCGGCGGTTTGGCTGCCGGTGCTGTCGGCATCGGCTCGGCCCTCGGCGCTCCCATCCTTGGCTATGTGGCCGACCGTGTCGGGCAGCGGCCGGTTCTGCTGACCGCCGCCGTCGTCAACCCGCTGGCCATCGCATTAACCCTGTACATGGCCTTTCAGCTGCCTGATGCTTCCACCCCCTACGCGGCGTTCGCCACCGCCTTTCTGATGGGGGCCACGTGTCCCCAGGTGGGTCCGCTCGCGCGTGTCCGCTGGATGGCCATGACGGCGGGGAAAAACTCCACGGGCACCCGGGACCTGGACACCGCCATGTCCTATGAAGGAACCGCGGATGAACTGAGCTTCGTCCTCGGTCCGGCGCTCGTCGGGCTGCTCGCCGCCGCCGTCGCACCCTGGCTCCCGCTGGCCATCGCCGCTGTCCTGACCCTGAGCATGGTCAGCGCTTTTGCCGTGCATCCCACGGTCCGCACCGTGGTTCCGGCCCGTGCTGCACGTGCAGCCCGCGAAGGGCGGGAAACCGCTGCCGCTGCCGCCGGCGAAGAGGCCGCGCCCGCCGCCGTGGAGCCGCGTGCCGACTGGCTGCTCATTGCGCTCCCCGTCCTCGGCATGGTGGCCATGGGAACGTTCTTCGGCGGAACGCAAACCAGCCTCACCGCTTTCGGCGGCCTCTTCGACATCTCCTCGGCCGCCGGCCTGCTGTACGCGGTTATGGGAATCAGCTCGGCCGCCGCAGCTCTGTCCGTGGCCTTCTGGCCCGAACGGTTCGGACCGGCAGCGCGGTGGATGGCCGCAGCCGCTGCCATGACGGCGTTCTCCGTGCTCCTCTTATTCCCCGCTGACATTCCCACCATGCTGGTGGCGCTCTTTGTTCTGGGCATTCCGGTGGGCCCCACCATGGTCAGCATTTTTGGTATTGGAGCGGTGGTTGCACCCCGTCACCTGATGGGCACGGTCATGACCATGCTGGCCAGCGGAGTTGTTACCGGAACCGCGCTGGGTGCCGCCCTGGCCGGCCGGCTCGCGGACAGCCACGGTCACCAGGCGGCCTTCATGGTCACAGTGGGTGCGGCGGCTGCACTGCTGGTGCTGAGCCTGGTCACCCGCTGGGCCGTCGCCTCGCGCCGCCGTCGCGCCTGA
- a CDS encoding serine/threonine-protein kinase, with translation MDVLLGHRYRTVELLGTGGAASVYRAVDENLNREVAVKRFHPDVSDDDEFRRQQTETLLLATLNHPGLVTLLDAGTFEEEDGRASTYLVMELVDGPDLRKTLKSGPLTPSGTASLGADLADALNYVHSNGVIHRDVKPANILLYPQDENDTRLYPKLTDFGIARMTDATMATAHGATIGTANYLSPEQALGGAVEPRTDIYSLGLVLLECLTGEKAFPGPTVESAVARLVRDPEIPADLGTEWVDLLKSMTARTVEARPEAHDAAGALRALAAESDALQHAVASADFGPDDAVTGGVTTGNIYIPLPPAHAPSL, from the coding sequence GTGGATGTACTCCTTGGGCACCGATACCGCACCGTTGAGCTTTTGGGCACCGGCGGCGCTGCTTCGGTTTACCGCGCAGTGGATGAGAACCTAAACCGGGAAGTTGCCGTCAAACGCTTCCATCCCGACGTCAGTGATGACGATGAGTTCCGCCGCCAGCAGACCGAGACGCTGCTGCTGGCCACGCTGAACCATCCCGGGTTGGTGACTTTGCTCGATGCAGGCACCTTCGAAGAGGAAGACGGCCGGGCATCAACCTATCTGGTCATGGAGCTCGTGGACGGACCTGACCTTCGCAAAACGCTCAAATCCGGTCCGCTGACGCCGTCAGGAACCGCCTCATTGGGCGCCGACCTGGCAGATGCCCTGAATTATGTGCATTCCAACGGGGTCATTCACCGGGATGTGAAGCCCGCGAATATCCTGCTGTATCCGCAGGATGAAAACGACACCCGGCTCTACCCGAAGTTGACGGATTTTGGCATCGCCCGAATGACTGACGCAACTATGGCCACCGCACACGGCGCGACCATCGGCACGGCAAACTATTTGAGCCCGGAACAGGCACTGGGCGGTGCGGTTGAGCCGCGCACCGACATCTACTCCCTGGGCCTGGTGCTTCTGGAATGCCTGACCGGAGAAAAAGCCTTTCCGGGCCCTACCGTCGAGTCCGCCGTCGCACGCTTGGTCCGAGATCCGGAGATTCCGGCGGACCTTGGCACCGAGTGGGTGGACCTGTTGAAGTCAATGACGGCAAGGACTGTGGAGGCCCGTCCCGAAGCCCACGATGCGGCGGGCGCCCTCCGGGCTCTGGCCGCAGAGTCCGACGCCCTTCAGCATGCTGTTGCCTCCGCAGACTTCGGCCCTGACGACGCCGTCACCGGCGGAGTCACCACCGGGAATATTTACATTCCGCTGCCGCCGGCACACGCACCCAGCCTTTAG
- a CDS encoding AAA family ATPase translates to MRIHRLEIQAFGPFADRQVIDFDELGAHGLFLLNGPTGAGKTSILDAICYALYGSVPGSRQTSKRLRSDHAAPDTAPEVLCEFSSGDRRFEVVRTPAWDRPAKRGTGKTVLEQAKTTLRELVNGEWVQKTARNDEAGVEIRALMGMDKEQFTRVVLLPQGDFAAFLQADAASRSALLQKLFGTTRFENIEAQLKADLAVAEREMNAARAESEHVMRRARDEMERWAESTAGDADGAAPDTGGDAEADQPGTGEAAGVEEFRRLLAARTEAAREEHTVLAAALREAEHTRSDVEARRARGIAREQLERDEQAHAARRDEVEPVRDALERHLRAESLSGFVRAVDTARERLRVREETAGQAQEALLGHALAAGFGLTETAAAEGDFAPVLLAAEDRLTAELGAAEAALAEEERIGDLKAELTDAVNRGSTSRAAAAAAEAAGETLRAEQSEVTRELESLRQQASRQETAQKEVDRARALTHAISEYAHASVTAAESEAEAARLRGTYQDLRQAWQDLQQRRLDQAAAELAGRLEDGKGCPVCGSSVHPAPAALPDGENAVTKQDEDEARRLTRSAEAAFEAARLRADKDNRRLAELRIQGGDGDAESAKAQEEAAESALAAAVAAAAALDTAVARCAELTQKLDDLAEEAAAALVAAAQAQEQQLSAERRIADLTGRVQAARDGFATLAERVNCLAGLRTLISAARRSLAELQTARDNAAEADDDLAARLRDSDFDTVQDVRGALLDEGAAADAKLTVSRYDQEGQRLVLRRESEDSAADVDGDGEPLPVPEEEDLVLASDAAASARTRLTECSVQLGLLEASTKALQSYGVELAAAAERIRPLEERYNLLRSVTDTARGGGENGYKMTLSTYVLAARLEQVAAAATERLSAMTGGRYALVHSDSTAGNKKSGLGLHVTDAWTGQHRDTSTLSGGESFMASLALALGLADVVQQEAGGVSIETLFVDEGFGSLDETSLEQVMDALEGLRDGGRVVGLVSHVAEMKQRIGAQLQITKGRNGSSVRFSAGNPVGV, encoded by the coding sequence GTGAGGATCCACCGGCTGGAAATCCAGGCCTTCGGACCGTTCGCGGACCGGCAGGTCATCGACTTCGATGAGCTCGGCGCCCACGGACTGTTCCTGCTCAACGGCCCCACAGGTGCGGGAAAAACAAGCATCCTGGATGCCATTTGCTATGCCCTGTACGGATCCGTTCCCGGTTCCCGGCAAACCTCCAAGCGGCTGCGCAGCGACCACGCGGCACCGGACACCGCCCCTGAGGTCCTGTGCGAGTTCAGTTCCGGCGACCGCCGCTTCGAAGTGGTGCGCACCCCGGCCTGGGACCGTCCGGCCAAGCGCGGCACCGGAAAAACCGTGCTCGAGCAGGCGAAGACCACCCTGCGCGAACTCGTAAACGGGGAGTGGGTCCAGAAGACCGCACGCAATGATGAAGCAGGCGTCGAGATCAGGGCCCTGATGGGCATGGACAAGGAGCAGTTCACCCGCGTGGTTCTGCTGCCGCAGGGCGACTTCGCAGCCTTCTTGCAGGCCGACGCAGCCAGCAGGTCCGCGCTGCTGCAGAAACTGTTCGGCACCACAAGGTTCGAGAACATCGAAGCCCAGCTCAAGGCGGATCTAGCCGTAGCCGAGCGCGAGATGAACGCCGCCCGTGCCGAAAGCGAGCATGTGATGCGCCGGGCGCGCGATGAAATGGAGCGCTGGGCGGAGAGCACTGCCGGGGATGCGGACGGCGCTGCCCCGGACACAGGCGGGGACGCGGAAGCAGATCAGCCCGGAACCGGAGAGGCGGCCGGGGTGGAAGAATTCCGCCGGCTGCTTGCTGCGCGTACGGAGGCTGCACGGGAAGAGCACACCGTCCTTGCCGCTGCACTGCGGGAAGCGGAGCACACGCGTTCGGACGTGGAAGCGCGCCGTGCCCGCGGAATTGCCCGGGAACAGCTCGAGCGTGATGAACAGGCTCATGCCGCCCGCCGGGATGAAGTGGAACCTGTGCGCGATGCCCTCGAACGGCACCTTCGTGCCGAGTCATTGAGCGGTTTCGTCCGCGCCGTCGATACCGCCCGGGAACGGCTTCGGGTTCGGGAGGAAACGGCGGGGCAGGCACAGGAGGCGCTGCTGGGGCATGCTCTGGCAGCAGGGTTCGGGCTCACCGAAACGGCAGCGGCGGAAGGCGACTTTGCGCCGGTGCTGCTTGCCGCCGAGGACCGGTTGACCGCGGAGCTTGGCGCCGCCGAAGCTGCGCTGGCCGAGGAAGAACGCATCGGCGACCTGAAAGCGGAGCTCACTGACGCGGTTAACCGGGGCAGTACCAGCCGGGCCGCGGCCGCTGCAGCCGAGGCCGCGGGGGAGACGCTCCGTGCCGAACAGTCCGAGGTGACCCGGGAACTGGAATCGCTTCGGCAGCAGGCCTCCCGGCAGGAAACCGCGCAGAAAGAGGTGGACCGGGCGCGTGCCCTGACACATGCCATCAGCGAGTACGCGCATGCCTCTGTCACCGCTGCAGAGTCCGAGGCGGAGGCGGCACGCCTGCGCGGAACCTACCAGGACCTCCGCCAGGCATGGCAGGACCTGCAGCAGCGCCGGTTGGATCAAGCAGCAGCGGAGCTGGCGGGACGGCTGGAGGACGGGAAGGGCTGCCCGGTCTGCGGCAGCAGCGTTCATCCCGCCCCGGCTGCTCTGCCCGACGGCGAAAACGCCGTCACCAAGCAGGACGAGGATGAGGCACGCCGGCTCACCCGGTCCGCGGAAGCCGCGTTCGAAGCCGCACGGCTGCGCGCGGACAAGGACAACCGCCGCCTCGCCGAACTGCGGATCCAGGGCGGTGACGGGGATGCGGAGTCAGCCAAGGCACAGGAAGAAGCAGCGGAGAGTGCCCTGGCGGCGGCTGTGGCTGCTGCCGCAGCACTGGACACCGCCGTCGCGCGCTGCGCGGAGCTGACCCAAAAATTGGACGACCTTGCCGAGGAAGCGGCCGCAGCGCTGGTTGCTGCGGCGCAGGCGCAGGAGCAGCAGCTGTCGGCAGAGCGCCGGATCGCCGATCTCACCGGCCGTGTGCAGGCTGCCCGAGACGGTTTCGCGACACTCGCCGAGAGAGTGAACTGCCTTGCCGGGCTCCGCACCCTCATCAGTGCGGCGCGGCGATCCCTCGCCGAGCTGCAGACAGCGCGGGACAACGCAGCCGAGGCCGACGACGACCTGGCTGCCCGGCTGCGGGATTCCGACTTCGACACCGTTCAGGATGTGCGCGGAGCCCTGTTGGATGAGGGAGCCGCCGCCGACGCCAAACTCACCGTGAGCCGGTACGACCAGGAGGGCCAGCGGCTGGTTCTGCGCCGTGAAAGCGAGGACTCGGCAGCCGATGTGGACGGGGACGGCGAACCCCTTCCGGTGCCCGAAGAGGAGGATCTGGTCCTCGCCTCGGACGCCGCTGCGTCCGCCCGCACCCGACTGACGGAATGCTCGGTCCAGCTGGGTCTGCTGGAAGCATCCACGAAGGCGCTGCAGTCCTATGGAGTGGAACTGGCAGCGGCCGCCGAACGGATCCGTCCCCTGGAGGAGCGGTACAACCTTCTGCGCTCTGTCACCGACACAGCGCGCGGGGGAGGGGAGAACGGCTACAAGATGACACTGAGCACCTACGTGCTGGCTGCACGCCTGGAGCAGGTGGCCGCGGCCGCCACTGAACGGTTGTCAGCGATGACGGGCGGTCGTTATGCGCTGGTGCACAGCGACTCCACCGCCGGCAACAAGAAGTCCGGACTGGGCCTGCACGTCACTGATGCCTGGACCGGGCAGCACCGGGACACCTCCACTCTTTCGGGGGGCGAGAGCTTCATGGCATCTTTGGCCCTTGCTCTGGGCCTGGCCGACGTTGTCCAGCAGGAAGCAGGGGGTGTGAGCATCGAGACCCTGTTCGTTGATGAGGGTTTCGGCAGCTTGGACGAGACCTCCCTGGAACAGGTCATGGACGCACTGGAAGGGCTGCGCGACGGCGGCCGGGTAGTGGGGCTGGTCAGCCACGTGGCGGAAATGAAGCAGCGGATCGGGGCGCAGCTGCAGATCACCAAGGGGCGCAACGGGTCTTCCGTCCGCTTCTCTGCCGGGAACCCGGTGGGGGTGTAG
- a CDS encoding exonuclease domain-containing protein, with the protein MGIEFTAIDFETANGFRGSPCSVGLVKVRDGVIVDEVSWLMRPPAGHDFFDPRNTRIHGIKAPMVAGAPRFGELFPEIGAFIGEDLLVAHNAAFDMGVIRSALEVSDLPGPAYEYTCSVVHSRRTYSLVSHSLPFAAEAAGVPLKNHHDAVEDARACAGIMLDIVRRSAAPDMPGFFAVQGMVPSRLPAYIPGVDALSKATRAALERGTGTETKAAATGWAGWPVEGENPPPNLLADSSHPLYGQTVVFSGNLGMSRESAKKLAADLGAKPASNVTRATTVLVMGDGFEAGDLRNGVLTGKARRVLDLHGKGQRIEVLSEPEFLRMIDGTWPGTLRQA; encoded by the coding sequence GTGGGAATTGAATTCACGGCCATCGACTTCGAAACGGCCAACGGATTCAGGGGCTCGCCCTGTTCGGTGGGACTGGTCAAGGTGCGGGACGGCGTCATCGTTGATGAAGTGTCCTGGCTGATGCGGCCGCCGGCCGGCCATGACTTTTTCGATCCACGCAACACCCGCATCCACGGCATCAAAGCCCCGATGGTGGCCGGCGCCCCCCGCTTTGGGGAGCTGTTTCCGGAGATCGGCGCGTTCATCGGCGAGGACCTCCTGGTGGCCCACAACGCCGCCTTTGACATGGGGGTCATCCGCTCCGCACTGGAGGTCTCCGACCTGCCCGGACCGGCCTATGAGTACACCTGTTCCGTGGTGCATTCCCGCCGGACCTATTCCCTGGTGTCGCATTCCCTGCCGTTCGCGGCCGAGGCCGCGGGAGTACCGTTGAAGAACCACCACGACGCCGTGGAGGACGCCCGGGCGTGCGCGGGGATCATGCTGGATATCGTGCGCCGCAGCGCAGCCCCGGACATGCCCGGCTTTTTCGCTGTCCAGGGCATGGTGCCGTCCCGGCTGCCTGCCTACATCCCCGGCGTCGACGCCCTGTCCAAGGCGACACGGGCTGCGCTGGAACGCGGAACCGGCACGGAAACCAAGGCTGCCGCCACCGGATGGGCAGGCTGGCCGGTGGAAGGGGAGAACCCGCCGCCCAACCTGCTCGCTGACAGCAGCCACCCGCTGTACGGGCAAACCGTGGTGTTCAGCGGAAACCTCGGCATGTCCCGCGAGTCGGCCAAGAAGCTTGCCGCTGATCTTGGTGCCAAGCCCGCGTCCAACGTCACCCGGGCCACCACCGTGCTGGTAATGGGAGACGGCTTTGAAGCCGGGGACCTGCGCAACGGCGTCCTGACGGGCAAGGCCCGCCGGGTCCTGGACCTGCACGGCAAGGGCCAGCGCATTGAGGTGCTGTCCGAACCGGAGTTCCTGCGCATGATCGACGGGACCTGGCCCGGAACGCTCCGGCAGGCTTAG
- a CDS encoding MIP/aquaporin family protein, translating into MNPEPISAGGARAAEPAAHTAPRKRLHSYGLLGRSIAEGVGSFLLVFATAVAIFSGTGGVSSPLGVGLAAAAAMVAFGYVSGGHFNPAISLGSAAAGRTSWKALPVYVVAQLIGALLAYLILWVLFQGHPELTDTRQIFSVLANGYGTDYQLGFPLASALLAEVVATALLVAVFLGASARRIPAVSAAFAVGVTYAVLLSILAPITGGSLNPARSTAAAIFAGGDSLEQLWLFWAAPVLGALIAGLIYRSVHLSESDAQRGDDTDEDADLLADEAADANELDNADVEEAKAQHPSGTATGTVAGASAAAPTKMSRENDDDARGFFDGDDDGGRPGTGRR; encoded by the coding sequence ATGAATCCCGAGCCCATCTCCGCCGGCGGCGCGCGCGCCGCAGAACCCGCCGCCCATACCGCACCCCGCAAGCGGCTGCACAGCTACGGGCTGCTGGGCCGCAGCATCGCGGAGGGCGTGGGATCGTTTCTGCTGGTCTTCGCAACAGCCGTGGCGATCTTCAGCGGAACCGGAGGAGTTTCTTCCCCGCTGGGTGTCGGGCTCGCCGCCGCCGCCGCCATGGTCGCTTTCGGCTACGTGTCCGGAGGACACTTCAACCCGGCCATTAGCCTGGGCAGCGCCGCTGCCGGCCGCACATCGTGGAAAGCACTTCCCGTCTATGTCGTGGCACAGCTCATCGGTGCGCTCCTGGCCTACCTGATCCTGTGGGTCCTCTTTCAGGGCCATCCTGAGCTGACTGACACACGCCAGATCTTCAGCGTGCTGGCCAACGGCTACGGTACCGATTACCAGCTGGGATTCCCGCTCGCCAGCGCACTGCTCGCCGAGGTGGTGGCCACCGCACTGCTGGTTGCCGTGTTCCTGGGCGCCTCCGCCCGCCGGATTCCCGCTGTCTCGGCGGCCTTCGCCGTCGGCGTGACCTACGCGGTCCTGCTCAGCATTCTGGCCCCGATCACCGGAGGCTCCCTGAACCCGGCCCGTTCCACCGCCGCAGCCATCTTTGCGGGCGGCGATTCCCTGGAGCAGCTGTGGCTGTTCTGGGCTGCCCCGGTTTTGGGTGCCCTGATTGCCGGACTGATCTACCGCAGCGTCCACCTGAGCGAGTCCGATGCGCAGCGCGGTGACGACACAGACGAGGATGCGGACTTGCTGGCTGACGAGGCTGCCGATGCCAATGAGCTCGATAACGCCGACGTTGAGGAGGCCAAGGCACAGCACCCGTCCGGCACCGCAACGGGAACGGTGGCGGGAGCATCAGCCGCGGCACCGACGAAGATGTCCCGGGAAAACGACGACGACGCCCGCGGGTTCTTTGACGGCGACGACGACGGCGGCCGCCCGGGTACCGGTCGGCGCTAA